taggagatgtaggtctcccattggttggtttgatgcgtttgaggttaggccttggggtactgaccttttgagggattcgatagagaaagtgaagtctattcaagaaaaccttctagcggcgcaaagtagacaaaaagaatatgcagatcgaaaggttagagacttagagttcatggagggtgaacaagtcttgttgaaagtttcaccaatgaaaggggtgatgcagtttggtaaaaggggtaaactaagtccaaggtacattggaccatttgaagtacttaagcgagtaggagaggtggcttatgagttagccttgcctccaaggctgtccggagtacatccggtattccatgtgtcgatgttgaaaagataccatggggatgggaactacattatccgttgggattcagttttgcttgatgagaacttgtcttatgaggaggagcctgttgctattttagatagagaagttcgcaagttgaggtcaagagagattgcatccatcaaggtggaatggaagaatcgacccgttgaagaagccacttgggagaaggagacggatatgcgagaaaaatacccacatctgtttacagattcaggtactccttttcgcccttgttttcctttttttgatcattcggggacgaacgatgggtaaattggtatctattgtaatgacctgtttagtcattttaagcagcagattttattctggaaaaacaggctgaggcgacgggcccaacgacggactgtcatgggcacgacggaccgtcgcagggtctcgtttcaaaacacttagaaaaactgaaaattgggtactgaaaatcgactctctgaacttcgtagagaaatggcaggacggaccgtcacaggtgtgacggaccgtcacaggtgtgacggaccgtcacaggtgtgatggaccgtcacagacccttggtggaaatttgggtctctgaactttgcgacgacctgcaggacggaccgtcgcaggcacgacggcccgtcacaggttgcgcaatcccaatccgggtcggatttcttaatacgttttaagggacgtttgtgactattcttgccttaattataaagttagtgggttaatgttaataagtctaattacttgggggttaaaagaagtaaccttaagttaattagtggggcattattgccatcttttattcttaattatatactaattagggtaaaagaaagagggtttgaataagaaaacagaaaaaacaagaagggagagagagagaaacgatcgagagaagaggaaagcaccaagctttgaggattaacttgcttgatttcaattcttcggtggaggtaggttatggttttcatgctattcgtagtaaactcttaatagcgaatgatatgtgttagtagtattgtaaaccttctatatgcttaattgtatgcttgcatgaatgctgtgattatgtaactgtaaatgctgcatgctaaggatattagttgattttatgatattgcttaatacatactattttctattttgagttggccgatgatatctactcagtgcccgtgttttgtactgacccctacttttattgttttcttcttatttatttgtggagtgcagcaaacgtgccgtcatcttcaactcaacagtaactcaagccagtcttactacatcggaaattcagggtgagctaatgcttctagcttggactggatcttcttcttcaagtcttgatgccttgaacttccggcatggactagcttcttatgtatttttagcttcttagaatactcttagtttagtaatttgattatagatgttcttgtgatgatgacttccagattttgggaataataatagttattgattttattaatgagtttaagtcttccgcattactttatgttgatattaccttgaaatgttaaggtttagatgggttggttcgctcacataggagggtaagtgtgggtgccagtcgcaacccgttttgggtcgtggcAGTTATAATTGAAGAGGATTTGAATGGGCAACAACTAGAGTGTTTAGTGGAGGTTTTGAAGAGGTTCAAACGAGCCATTGGTTAGACTATTACGGACATTATTAGGATTCCTCTCTGTATTTATTCAaacaaaatccaactcatgcccgatcaaaaaccaagtattgagcaccaaagaaGGTTGAATCCACCTATTCAAGAGGTAGTGAAAAGTGAGATCATCAAGTCCTTCGATTTTGGAGTCATTTATACTATTGCAGAGAGTAGTTGGGTGTGCCCTGTTCAATGCGTGCCTAAAAAGGGTGGGATGATAGTGGTGCCAAATGAGAGGAACAAGCTTTATCCAATGTGTCCAGTGACCAGATGGAGAGTTTATATGGATTACCAAAAGTTGAATGTGTGGATTGAGAAGGCCCATTTCCCCATGACCTTTATGGATCAGATGTTAGACAGACTCGCAGgcaaagggtggtattgttttatTGATGGCTACTCGGGTTACAATCAAATCTCTATTGCCCTTGAGGATTAAGATAAGACTACTTTTACTTGCCCTTATGGAACATTCGCATTGAAAAGGATTTCATGTGGGTTATGTAATGCATCGCCCCCTTTCCACAATGTATGATGTCGAAATTctccgatatggtggaggacactattgagttgtgtatggatgatttttctgtggttggcaATTCATTTGATCGGTGTTTGAGTCATTTGGTGGAAGTGATCAAAAGAtgtgaatattttaatttggtgcttaattgggaaaaatgtcactttatggtgaaagaagTCATAGTGTTGGGCCATCGCATCTTGGAGAAGtggatagaggttgatcgagctaaagttgaagTGATAGAGAGGCTTCCTCCACCCATCtttgtaaaaggtgtgagaagttttcaaGGCCATACGGGCTTTTATCGgaggtttattaaggattttttgaaaattgcaCATCTTTTGTGCAAACTACTTGAGAAGGAATGTAAGTTTTATTTCAATTAAGCCTCTCTGAAAgcatttggagagttgaaggaGAAATTTGTGTCCGCGCCCATTATTATTTCCCCGGATTGGAGTAAGCCATTtaaggtgatgtgtgatgctagtggggaTGCTCGAAGCTCATACGAACTACATGGTAACCGAACAGGAGCTTCTtgcagtggtgtttgcattcaaaaaaaattctcctaTTTGCTTGGTACGAGGCTTATAGTGCATACAGACCATTCCGCTTTGTGGTACTTGATGGTAAAAAAGGATGTGAATCCAAGGCTAATTAGATGGGTATTATTGCTACAAGAGTTTGACTTCGAGGTGAAAGATAGTCTGGGGGACTGAGAATCAAGTGGCAAACCATTTATCTATAttggaggatgaagctatgcgaGAATTAGgtgaaaaggctgaaattgatgacGCATTCCCAGACGAACATATATTGGCCTCTTCCCATGATTTGATCCCATGGTTCGCAGGATTCGCGAATTATCTGGCAAGTGATATAGTTCCATTTTACTTGTCTTTCCATCAAAGGAAGaagtttatgtattatgtgaaaatatcttttgggatgagccttaGTTATACCGGAGTTGTACAGATGGGATTATTCGACGTGGTACACCAGAatttgagatgttgagtgttctGGAGGCATGTCACTCCTCGCCTGTGGGTGGGCACTATAGTGGTATCCGGACTACGCATAAGATCTTGCgctgtggttactattggccaaccattcaccaagatgctcatgagatCGCCAAAACATGTGATTGGTGCCAACGAGATGGAGGAATTTTAAAGAGGCAAGGGCTACCTTTAAATCCTATTTGGGTGATTGAATTATTTGATGTATGGGACATTGATTTTATGGGTCCGTTTGTGAGTTTTCATGGGATGGAGTATATACTTGTGGAGGTTGactatgtgtcaaaatgggtggaagcaaTAGCACTTCCTAACAATGAAGGGAATAGTGTCAccgcgttcttgaaaaagaataccTTCTCCAGATTTGGCACACCtaggccattattagtgatggtggCTCTCTCTTTTGTAATGAATTGTTCAAAGGGTTGTttgagaaatatggggttcgccataatgtggctaATCCTTATCATCCACAGACTAGCGGACAAGTAGAGGTGTCCAATAGAGAAATCAAGCAAATTCTGGCAAAAAGGTGAATGCTGatagaacagattggtcaaggagaCTTGatatgctctttgggcctactgCACTGCATACAAGACTCACATAAATATGTCTCTATACCATAAATATGTCGAGTTAGAGCACAAACCAAGTGGGCAATAAAGAAACTAAAGATGGATTTGAACGAAGCGGCAGAACAAAgattaaatgggttgaatgagcttgatgagtttTGCCTCAAGGCCTATGAAAGTTCAGCCATctacaaagagaagatgaaaaagTATCACGACCAAAGGACTGAAAAAAACCAAATTTGTGGTTAGTGATTTGGAGCTTCTACTCAACTCTAGGGTACGCTTGTTCccgggcaaactcaagtccaagtgGAATCAGTCATTCCTCATCAGTAAAGTGTTTTCACATAGAgtggttgagttggagaacaaggagggtgcAAATTCACATTCAATGGTCAAAGAATAAAGATCTACCTGGGGCATGCAGAGAGTGcccatgaagtggttgaggccTATcaccttgatgaagtctgagtaatcaaggagCCTGCATCGTGCAGTGACGTTAAATCAAGCACTTCTTCGGAGGCAACCCAAGGGTTATACTCTAACCAACAatacattatattttctttgtagcAACAGTCGTATTTTCttgtttcattttgtttttttcttatttcttagaACTCATATAAGAACTCTAAGGTATAACCTTGGTGATCATACTAATACCTGCATCATTAATACCTTTAGGCGAGGGAGGGGTTGATTGATTAGGAGAATCTTCGTCATCAGAAGTAGCAATCTCTTTTTCTTTAAGAGAGACTTCAGCGtccttaaaaaattgttttgctAAAGCATTAATTTCGATTTTGTTAAGTCTTGACTTAACTTCTCGAACTTTTTCTTTGAGAGAGTTTATTTCTGTTCGAAGATCATTAATAGAAGGTTCTTCCTTCTTGTCATAAATCTTTTGCATGATTTGTttcatgctaaaagggactaCATTCTTTGTAATCTCTTTCTCCTTTTGCTAAGTGACAAGCTTTTGAAGTTCCAGAAGATAGCTTCTCCGAGCATCATCATCTTTGATGTTCTCAATGGTAGCAAAAAGGATT
The DNA window shown above is from Solanum lycopersicum chromosome 11, SLM_r2.1 and carries:
- the LOC138339443 gene encoding uncharacterized protein; its protein translation is MSKFSDMVEDTIELCMDDFSVVGNSFDRCLSHLVEVIKRCEYFNLVLNWEKCHFMVKEVIVLGHRILEKWIEVDRAKVEVIERLPPPIFVKASLKAFGELKEKFVSAPIIISPDWSKPFKVMCDASGDARSSYELHGNRTGASCSGVCIQKKFSYLLGTRLIVHTDHSALWYLMIVWGTENQVANHLSILEDEAMRELGEKAEIDDAFPDEHILASSHDLIPWFAGFANYLLYRSCTDGIIRRGTPEFEMLSVLEACHSSPVGGHYSGIRTTHKILRCGYYWPTIHQDAHEIAKTCDWCQRDGGILKRQGLPLNPIWVIELFDVWDIDFMGPFVSFHGMEYILVEVDYVSKWVEAIALPNNEGNSVTAFLKKNTFSRFGTPRPLLVMVALSFVMNCSKGCLRNMGFAIMWLILIIHRLADK